AGGCAGAATCATGGTAAAAATAGGTATTTTAAACTTACAGGGAGACGTTTCTGAACACCAGACAATGACTCAACAGGCTGCTTTAAAAAGAGGTCTTGAAGCAGAGGTCTTGAAGGTTAAGACCGCCACAGAAGTCGCAGCGTGTGATGGAATTATTATCTCTGGAGGAGAGAGCACGGTTATTGGAAGACTCATAAAAGAAAATGGTATCGATAAAGTCCTTAAAGAAAAAAAGATACCAGTAATGGGTACCTGTGCAGGTATGGTGTTACTAGGCAGGGAAACTGATTTCCAACAGCCTCTCCTGGGACTGATACCTATGAAAGTAAAAAGAAATGGCTTTGGAAGGCAAAAACTGTCATTTGAAGCTGATTTAAAGTTGAAATCCATGGAAACCCAGTACCCGGGAGTCTTCATCAGAGCACCCTTCGCCTATGAAGTGGGAGAAGGAGCAGTTGTACTGGGCCAGATCCAGGATAAAATAATTGCCGTGGCCTATAAAAATTACTTAGCCACTGCATTTCATCCAGAACTAACAGAAGATACACGAATTCATGAATATTTCATAGAGGAGGTATTAAATTGTGTGGAATAGCCGGAGTGGTATTTAAAGATAAAAATCTTCACCCAGTGGGTCGTTTCATGACCCGTATGCTGGACGCCCTACAGCACCGTGGACCTGATTCAGCAGGATTCGCACTGTACGGTGGTTTAGGGCTAAGGGAACACGAGTACCTACTGAACATCGAAGTTAAAGAAAAACCAGGACTCTTAGAAGAAGTTAAAACCAGGGTTAACACTGCTTTCCCCATAGAAAGTGAAGAAATCATACCCTCAGTGGAAAACTACCTTATATACCGTTGTAAAGTCGTTTTAGACTCATTTTCACAACTCAAACCACTGATAATGGATGTGGACAAAATAGAGGATGTGATCGTCCTCAACGGAGCCCATTCATTTGAAATGATAAAAGACGTAGGCCTGGTTAATGAGATCGCTGCCCGTTACAACACCGAAGATAAGATGGGCACCCACGCCATAGGCCACACCCGTTTCTCCACCGAAAGTATTGTGGACCGGTACCACGCTCACCCCTTCCAGAGTTACATCATACCCGACATCACCGTAGTCCACAATGGACAGATAACCAATTACTGGAAGATAAGGGACCCCCTGGAACGTAAAGGACACATCTTTGAAACCAACAATGATACCGAGTGCATTGTCCACTACATCGCCGATAAACTGTCTCAGAACTACAGTTTAGAAGAAGCCCTGGAACAGTCAGTGAAGGACATGGATGGTCCATTCTCCTATATTGTAGGCACACCCAACGGAGTGGGAATTGCCAAGGACCAGCTGGGGCTCAGGCCGGGGGTTATGGCTGAAAACGACGAAGTATTCGCCATTGCCTCAGAAGAAGTGGCCCTCCGGGAAGTGATGGACACTTCTGATATTGAACAAATATCACCCGGAGAAACCCGTGCTTACACCATTTGAGGAGGTGGAAAAATGAAGGAATTTAAAATAAACGCTCAAAACAAAACACCCCGGGAAATCAACCG
This Methanobacterium formicicum DNA region includes the following protein-coding sequences:
- the pdxT gene encoding pyridoxal 5'-phosphate synthase glutaminase subunit PdxT, producing MVKIGILNLQGDVSEHQTMTQQAALKRGLEAEVLKVKTATEVAACDGIIISGGESTVIGRLIKENGIDKVLKEKKIPVMGTCAGMVLLGRETDFQQPLLGLIPMKVKRNGFGRQKLSFEADLKLKSMETQYPGVFIRAPFAYEVGEGAVVLGQIQDKIIAVAYKNYLATAFHPELTEDTRIHEYFIEEVLNCVE
- a CDS encoding glutamine amidotransferase, with protein sequence MCGIAGVVFKDKNLHPVGRFMTRMLDALQHRGPDSAGFALYGGLGLREHEYLLNIEVKEKPGLLEEVKTRVNTAFPIESEEIIPSVENYLIYRCKVVLDSFSQLKPLIMDVDKIEDVIVLNGAHSFEMIKDVGLVNEIAARYNTEDKMGTHAIGHTRFSTESIVDRYHAHPFQSYIIPDITVVHNGQITNYWKIRDPLERKGHIFETNNDTECIVHYIADKLSQNYSLEEALEQSVKDMDGPFSYIVGTPNGVGIAKDQLGLRPGVMAENDEVFAIASEEVALREVMDTSDIEQISPGETRAYTI